Below is a window of Aeromonas veronii DNA.
TTTTTGATTAAAATCACGAGGAATCAGAGAGATAAAGGCCAACATCCGGAGGCACAGGTCGAATCATCCTTGACTGCATAGAAGCAGATCCTAACAACAAAGTTGAGACCCATTATCATGCCAATAAGCCTAGGGCAGGCATTCGCCAAGAACTTCTTGGGCAATGCACCACAGTGGTATAAAAGCGCCATCTTGCTATTTCTGGTGATCAATCCGATCGCCTTTCATCTTGATCCTTTCATTGCGGGCTGGTTACTGGTCGTTGAGTTTATCTTCACGCTGGCCATGGCACTCAAGTGCTACCCCCTGCAACCGGGCGGTCTGCTCGCGATCGAAGCCGTGTTGATCGGCATGACCTCTGCCGATCAGGTCAAACACGAGCTGGTCGCCAATATCGAAGTGCTGCTACTGCTGGTGTTCATGGTGGCAGGCATCTATTTCATGAAACAGTTGCTGCTCTATGTTTTCACCAAGCTGCTGATCGGCGTGCGCTCCAAGGTACTGCTCTCCCTCTCCTTCTGTCTGGTGTCGGCCTTCCTGTCAGCGTTCCTCGATGCCCTGACCGTGATTGCCGTGGTGATCAGCGTCGCCACCGGCTTTTATGCCATTTATCACAAGGTCTCCTCCGGCAAGGAGTTCGGCAATCCCCACGACCATAGCCATGACGAGGAAGTCGCCGAACGCAATCGCCAGGATCTCGACGATTTTCGTGCCTTCCTGCGCAGTCTGATGATGCATGCCGCCATCGGTACCGCACTGGGCGGTGTCTGCACCCTGGTGGGTGAGCCACAAAACCTCATCATCGGCGAGCAGGCTGGCTGGCACTTCGGCGAATTTGCCATTCGCATGTCCCCCGTGACCGTCCCTGTCTTTATCTGCGGTCTGCTGACCTGCGTGCTGGTGGAGCAGTTTCGCTGGTTTGGCTATGGCGCTCGCCTGCCGGACACGGTGCGCGCCATCATGGTGGAGTACAACCGCTACGAAGAGGCAAAACGCAGCCCGCAGGACAAGGCCAAGCTGATCGTTCAGGCATTGATTGCGGTCTGGCTGATCGTCGGTCTAGCCATGCACCTGGCGGCCGTTGGCCTGATTGGCCTCTCGGTCATCGTGCTGGCCACCTCCCTGACCGGGATCACCGAGGAGCACTCGCTGGGTAAAGCTTTCCAGGAAGCGCTCCCCTTCACCGCCCTGCTGGCGGTCTTCTTCAGCGTGGTCGCAGTCATCATCGATCAGCAGTTGTTCAAGCCGGTGATCCAGCTGGTACTGGCAGCCAAACCGGAGAACCAGCTGGCCCTCTTCTATCTGGCGAACGGGGTGCTCTCCATGGTCAGTGACAACGTCTTCGTCGGCACCGTCTATATCAATGAGGTGAAGACAGCGCTGATCAATGGCGCCATCGACCGCGCCCAGTTCGATCTGCTGGCGGTGGCCATCAACACCGGTACCAACCTGCCGTCGGTCGCCACCCCCAATGGTCAGGCCGCCTTCCTGTTCATGCTAACCTCGGCTTTGGCGCCCTTGCTGCGCCTCTCCTATGGCCGCATGGTCTGGATGGCGCTGCCCTACACCCTGGTGCTGGGACTGATCGGCTTCTTCGCCGTAGAGTTGCTGCTCGCCCCGACCACCGAGTGGTTCTATCAGCACGGGTGGCTGGTGATGGAGAGTGCGCTCCCCGCGGTACAGCCGGCGCTGCATTAATCCGTTATTACGGATCCCGAGGGCCCTTCAGGCTGTCTCTTATACACAAATCCCCAAGCATCGCTTGGGGATTTTTTTGAACCTTTTCCCTTCTCCGTGATCTGACTCTTTTGCCATCCCTTATCACGGCTCTAATATGCATCTCACCCAACTCGAACAATGGGCATTCGACCAGTTTGGCCATGCCAATCTCAAGGACCCCAGACGCACTGAACGTCTCGTCAAACTCGCCACCGCCCTTGCTCAACAACCCGGAGATTGCGTGTCACAACTTCCCCTCTCACCCGCCGACATGGAAGGCTCATATCGCTTTATTCGCAACCACCATGTCAATGCCGATGCCATTGCTGATGCAGGCTTTGCCACCACCGCAGCCCTAGCCAGGGACTACGACCTGTTGCTGGCACTGGAAGATACCACGGCCCTGACCTTCAACCATGCCAGCGTCCATGATGAGCTGGGGCACACCAATCAAGGCAGTAGTCGCGCTCTGCTGGCTCACTCCGTCTTGTTGTTTGCTCCGCATAAATCGCAGGTGGTCGGCATGATTGCACAGCGTATCTGGACCCGTGATGTCAGCAAGCGGGGAGAGAGCCACCGGCATGCCACCCGGCCTTACAAGGAGAAAGAGAGTCGCAAGTGGGAGGAGGCATCCGTGGCCTTTGCCGCCCGTCTCGGCACTCAGATGGCCAACGTTATCTCGGTCTGTGACCGGGAAGCGGATATCTACGAATATCTGCATTACAAGCAGAGCAACCAACAACGCTTTGTGGTGCGCTCGATGCAAAGTCGCTGTATCGAAGAGCATGACCACAAGCTCTACGACTATGCCCGGCAGTGCCACTCTGCCGGCACCAAGGTCGTCAAAATACCGCAGCGGGGCGGCAGAAAAGCCAGAGAGGCCGTGCTCGACATCAAGTTTACCAAAGTCACCCTAAAGGCTCCGGCCAACAAGCGTAACGAGCCGGATATCCCGCTCTACTACGTGGGATGCATTGAGCAGGGCGATGCCTCTGACCGGCTGGAGTGGCACCTGCTGACTAGTGAAGCCGTGACCGACGATGCACAGGCCCGCAAGGTTATCGGCTATTACGAGCGGCGCTGGCTTATCGAGGATTATCACAAGGTCTGGAAGAGTGCCGGCACTCGGGTAGAAACCTTAAGGATGCAGAGCATGGATAACCTGAAGCGGATGTGCGTCATCTTGTCGTTTATCGCGGTGCGTCTGTTGCAATT
It encodes the following:
- the nhaB gene encoding Na(+)/H(+) antiporter NhaB, encoding MPISLGQAFAKNFLGNAPQWYKSAILLFLVINPIAFHLDPFIAGWLLVVEFIFTLAMALKCYPLQPGGLLAIEAVLIGMTSADQVKHELVANIEVLLLLVFMVAGIYFMKQLLLYVFTKLLIGVRSKVLLSLSFCLVSAFLSAFLDALTVIAVVISVATGFYAIYHKVSSGKEFGNPHDHSHDEEVAERNRQDLDDFRAFLRSLMMHAAIGTALGGVCTLVGEPQNLIIGEQAGWHFGEFAIRMSPVTVPVFICGLLTCVLVEQFRWFGYGARLPDTVRAIMVEYNRYEEAKRSPQDKAKLIVQALIAVWLIVGLAMHLAAVGLIGLSVIVLATSLTGITEEHSLGKAFQEALPFTALLAVFFSVVAVIIDQQLFKPVIQLVLAAKPENQLALFYLANGVLSMVSDNVFVGTVYINEVKTALINGAIDRAQFDLLAVAINTGTNLPSVATPNGQAAFLFMLTSALAPLLRLSYGRMVWMALPYTLVLGLIGFFAVELLLAPTTEWFYQHGWLVMESALPAVQPALH
- a CDS encoding IS4 family transposase → MHLTQLEQWAFDQFGHANLKDPRRTERLVKLATALAQQPGDCVSQLPLSPADMEGSYRFIRNHHVNADAIADAGFATTAALARDYDLLLALEDTTALTFNHASVHDELGHTNQGSSRALLAHSVLLFAPHKSQVVGMIAQRIWTRDVSKRGESHRHATRPYKEKESRKWEEASVAFAARLGTQMANVISVCDREADIYEYLHYKQSNQQRFVVRSMQSRCIEEHDHKLYDYARQCHSAGTKVVKIPQRGGRKAREAVLDIKFTKVTLKAPANKRNEPDIPLYYVGCIEQGDASDRLEWHLLTSEAVTDDAQARKVIGYYERRWLIEDYHKVWKSAGTRVETLRMQSMDNLKRMCVILSFIAVRLLQLRFINEESSAQNQSCETVIGPTGWKLLWRKVEKTPLPTKVPDMRWAYRSLAKLGGWKDTKRTGRASIAALWEGWFRLQTLLEGYELAQSLEHQ